The following is a genomic window from Geobacillus subterraneus.
AACGGCAAGCTGGACGATCTTGCCCGCGTATATCCGCCGTCTTTCTCTCCGTACGTAGAGCCGTGGCTTCAGGCGCTGCAAGAGTGGCCAGACAAGGTGGAGAAAGAACGGGCTGCGTTTCAAGAGCGCCTGCTTGCCTCGTTGTCCCGTTTGCTTCGCCGGCCGTAGGCGTCCCGATGAATGACGGGGCGCTTGTTTCTCTCGGCTCGGCCTCTATGATTCTCCATTATGCAGGCAAGCCCAATGGTAAGAGTCATTCATCCTATTTCGCGCAGGAGACTCCCACTTCAACGACCAAAGGGAGTAAGTGGGAGAGGAATGCGCGTTCCCCCCTTTCTTTTGTGTATGATATAATAAAGGCGTGGAGAAAACCGTTCAATAAAGGCACTCCAATCACGGCTACTCGATGTATGGAGTTGGTTACAGGAAACGTTGTAACCGTAAAACATCGAGCGTAGGTCCGTCTGTTGTGTGTGGAAGCCAAGTACTGCCAACAGACACACCGAGAGAATCGGTAACGATGCAGGCATGACCTGCGTCGTTGGGTAGTCGTCAACCTGCCCCCTGATGCAACCCCAAGTCAAGGAAGGAGGACGAAGTCCGTTTGCACTTCTGGGGAGTTGCAAGCCCCCACTTCAAGCGTTAGCTAAGTGGGGGTAGTTGACATTCTTAGGATTTTGGTCCATCACCATAACGTGTGCTTGAGAAGCAGGGTTTTTCTCGTTTTACCGAGAAACGGATGAGGACGCGAATGATCCAAGAATCCTACACCTTTAGGAGTGCGGAGTGTCAACCGGCATGAAAATCATGGATTGGCTGATTTCTCCTTGGAGAAGGAAATATGGCATGTTTTGAAAAAGCCAAGGGCACCTTTTGATAAAAAATGGAATGCGAATCGATGTTCTCGACATGAGCGACGGAAGTCCCAAAGTGCTTGCGATATGTGTTGCTGAAAGCAGTTCCATCACACGTTGATCGTGAATGTCTCCCCAAAGTGTTTAGCTGGCCCGAGCGTTAGCGTAGAGGGGGAGAACGTTCAATGACTATGATACAAAGAAAGTAGGTAGCTATATGGTGAAGGCATCGCGAAACAATCTTTGTCCATGCGGCAGTGGGAAAACGTACAAGCATTGTTGTGGGAAGAAAGAAGCAGTATCGATAGAATCTCTAATTGACCGTGAAGTGGCCAAATGTATGCAAGATGTGTTTTCGTTTGCGTTAGAGCGATATGAGGAAGAGCTTGCTTTCATGATGTCTGGTTCTCCATTTCAAGGGCTTCCTAACGAGCTGGAGACCAGCGCCAATTTATTGCTGACGAACTGGGCGATTTTTCACAGACACGTTGATGACAAAGGGATGACAATTTTTTCAGCCTATATGAGAAGCCGGCGCCGCACGCGGTGGCGTCCAGCAGTGCAAACTCATTTGAAGCGATGGGACGAGGCGGTTCCGTCGTTTGACGAGATCATTCATATCGAGGATGAGCGGCGTTTCCTTGTACGCGATCTGTTGACCAGAAAAGAAAAGTACGTCCGTTTTTTGACGCCGGAGGAGCTTCCGTCTGCTAGGGAGGGGGACGTGTTAGTAGGATGCCTCGTTCCGCATGGGGACGAGTGGGCGTACTTCATGAAGGTGCTGCCGATTCCAAAGAGCGGGAAGGATCGGCTTGCGCGGGCGCTTCAAGCGGAATGGAATCCGGATATGAAAACGTGTGAAGTGTTTTTGCGCGAGTCGTTTCCGGAATTGCTTGAAATAGCGGTCCATGAGCTGTTGTGGCAGCTGCTGAGCGAAAAGGACTGGGGGGATCGAGATCAAGATGATGTTTTTCGCGAATTAAAGAAAAAGGAAGAAACAACCTCCTCCCTAGTGCTCAGCGAGGCTGCGTTCCTTTGGCGCGCATATTGCGAAATGGATGAACCGGTCATCAAGAATCCTGCTGTGTATGCGGCTGCACTCCGTTATTTGGCGAGTGAAATGGCTGGAAGAGAATTTGTCAATATGGAAAAGGTTGCGGAACACTACGGCGTTCCTGTAGAGGAAGTGGAAGCCGCTGTGATGGAATTGTTTTTATTTCGCACAGAGTTGCTCGATGATGGAGATGATGAGGGCGAGAATGATGATGAGTGGCTCTTTGACGATGGGGATGACGGTGATGAGATCTGGTTCGACGACGGTGGGATGGAGGATGGCGATGAGCTGGACCGTGCGATTGAGGAATGGCTTGACCAAGTTGAGGAGTTGTTTGATTGCGAGGGCTGGGACGTTGATCAAGTCCATCGCTTGATCGACAAAGCGATCCGAACATGGAAAAAGGACGGGTTGCTTGAAGGAGTCGATGCAGCTGAGTTGCGCAAGGAGCTCGAGGAGCTCGTCTGGGAGACGTTTGCCGAACGGGGATTTTTGTAAGGCGATGGACAAAGCAGGCAACAAAGGACAGATGGGTGCGAAAGAAGGTGCCCTTGAGAGATGACGGATACCTTCTTTCGCATGCGTTACAATCGGATATAGGCCAGCCGCTCGTTCGCTTCCTCGACGTCAAAGGCATCAGGGTCAAAATCTTCGCCTTTCATGTCGTACATCCAGTCTACCAGCTCGCGCAATTCGGGATCGGCAAGAGAGTCTTTTTGCGCCGCCGCTTCCAGCAGCTCCAGGTAGCCATAGACGCCGCCGCAATCCTCGGGAGGGCACGCCCGTTTTCCTTTCAGGCAAGCGGCGCGTTCCAACGGTTTTGGGAGTGTTTCAATCTTTTCAACAGTGACGGTATGGCGCCAGTAGTCGCCAAAATCGTAAATATATAGAAACTTTTGTTTTTCTTCCGTCAGCCATTGCTGTAATGGGATGCGGCGGGCGTCCATCAGTTCTTTTTCCAGCTGAAACGAATCCCAGCCGTCAGGGATGCCGATGAGAACGCTTCCGAAATCGAATTCGTATAAATGGGCTTGTTCCCATCCCATCGCTTCTTGGATGATGAGATGAAGCTCGTGAAATGTCGCATGTCCGGGAACAAGGACGCGCCGCCAAATCGGCGGGCGGATGCCGTTTAATGTGATTTTCAGCTGGTAGGCTGTTTTGGACCGCCGCCGTTTGGAGGGGGGTGCGCTCTTTGGCGCCTCAACCCATCTGCCGTGTGGACGGTCCCGCTCTGTCGGATGGAACATGGCAGACAATTCGTCGATCAGTTTAGCAAGATTGTCGGGGTTCATAGCCCTCGTCTCCTTTCGGATAAACGTTTTGTATAATAGTAGTTTATCCTGTCCATAGTAGAATTTAAACATTATTGATGGAAATATTGAAAAAAGAAAGATGGGAGAGGAGGATGACGCATGTCGATCGGCTGGAATGACCCATGCCCGTGTGGAAGTAGGAAAAAGTATAAGAAGTGCTGCATGAACAAACAGCAGAATCATGAAATCAAACGGGTGCGCCAGCGCCGCTTTTTTGGCCAAAAATATGAGCTGTCGCAAATGGTGCAGCGATTTTTGGATGAATCGCTGTCTTACAACGAACAAGCAGTGGCGAGACGGACGTTTTACCAAAAAATAGAGGGTATGAAGTATTTATAATATTTTGGATTTTTTGAAACACTTTGGTGCTTGTTCATTCACCGTTTTCCCAATGGAATGCGCGTCATTGAATGGTTCCAGCGCGACAAAGGACACCGTCTCCCGTTGGAGCACGGAGCGCTTTTGGCGCTTCTGCGTGTTTCTTCATGGGGACGGCTTATCCATTCGGACATCGGTTAGAGAAGCGATGGTGGTATGTCGGCCGTAGCTGGATGGTTCGACTGGGTTGCGCGTTGTGGCTGCCGTTGTCGTGTGAAGAGGCATCATGCAGAAAAAGGAGAGCTATTGTCGGTTGATGGATGCCGCCCCGCTAGTTTTGTCGAGCGGTTTTCCCAAGTGACAGACAGGAAATTCCCCGTTGTGCGCGAACGATATAGTAGACAAATTGGAGACAACGGGGGAGGGAATGCGCATGAGGCGAGGAATATGGCTCGCCCTGTTGTTTTGTTTGCTATGGCTGGCTGCGGCTGCTTGGCCGGTGGGGGCGAAAGGGGAGAGTGGGAAAACCGCTCAGTTGGCGGTGGTGACGGCGGATCAGGTGAACGTCCGCCAAGGACCGGGGGTGCCGTACCGTCCATTGGCGAACGTTCACCGTGGCGAGGCGTATCGGCTGATCGAGGTCAAGGATGGATGGGTGAACATCGAGTGGAAACCGAATCGAACCGGGTGGATCGCCGCGCGGTACGTCACGTTGGCAAAAGAGACGGCCATCGTGCAAGAAAACCGACTCCGCCTTCGACAAGAGCCGAGCAGAGATGGGCGAATTATCGGGCATTTGGCGCGGGGAGAAACGGTATGGATCATCAAGGAAGATGGGGAATGGACGGAAGTGATCGCAGACGGTGCGATCGGCTGGGTGTCTTCAGCATACCTCACTGCAGCTCGGGAGTCATCGATTTCGCATCAAACCGGAATCGTCAACGCCAGTTCGCTCAACGTGCGGGCTGAGCCGTCATTGAAGGCAGCGCGCGTCGGCCGCCTTGTCCGGGGCGAAGAGGTCGAGATTGTGGAAAAGAAACCGGGATGGTACAAAATTGCCTCCCAAACAGGGCTTGATGGGTGGGTGTCATCCGCATATGTGCAGGTAAAGGGTGGACAAGCTAATGAAAAGGAAGCGGAAGTGCCCCAGTCGGCTGGCCGCTCGCTGCCTTCAGCCATCGCGCCTAGCGACTCCCGCCTTTATGTAGACAGCTGGACGCGCGGACCCATTCAGGCGCTCGCCGGAAAAACGATCGTGCTTGACGCCGGCCATGGCGGCAAAGACGGCGGGGCGCAAAGCATCAATGGCGTAACAGAAAAAACGTTGACGATGGAAACGGCTAAGCGGCTGAAAGAAAAGTTCGAAACATATGGAGCGCGTGTTGTATTGACGCGCGCTGGTGATGATTATGTGCCGCTGTCGGCGCGCGTTGCCGCCGCCCGCTTGTACCAGGCCGATGCGTTTATTAGCTTGCACTACGACAGCGCGGCGGACCGGGACGCTTCCGGTGTCACCGTTTACTACTACGACCGGTTTGCTGATTACGGCTTGGCGCAATCATTCGAAGGGCCGTTCTCACAGCTCTCTATCTTGCCGTTTCGCGGCCTCGCCTTTGGCGACTATTACGTGTTGCGGGAAAACGAGCGGCCGTCCGTGTTGCTTGAGCTCGGCTATTTAAGCAATCGGTCGGACGCTGCAGTCGTGGCGACAAACGGTTATCAAGAAGCAGTGACGACGGCCATCGTGAATGCCGTACGTCATTATGTTCAATCGCACGGCCTTTTGGAAAAGACCGGTGATTAAAGGAGCAGGTTGCTTCACCACCTTGTTTCTCAAATTGAGAACCTGTTGGCATCAGCTTCTCGTTTCACGTCATCCGACGTCAGCTAGGGGTGATCGCTGTTTTTCACCAGCCTTCTAAAAAAGTGGACAACGGATTTGCTGCGGCATGACAAAAAGCGTCCCCGATTTTCGGGGCGCTTTTTGTTGTTTCGTCTTGTTTGGATAACCGCTGGCTGACGGCAGAGGATCATTCGCTTTTCAGGGCGTTTGCCTGAGGGCTGCAGGGAGCGAAAGGGCGGAAGTTGGTTGACAAAATAGTTAAAAAAGTATAATATTTATAAAGGATTAGGATAATAATAATCGCCTGTTATTCTAATTAGTACTATTGTTTTGTTATATATCAGAATATTCAATTCATTTTTGATGGAATAGAAATGGGGGATACAATGAAGACGAGAGATGTGTTGTTTACAGGATTGATGCTATTTTCTCTCTTTTTTGGCGCGGGGAACTTGATTTTCCCTCCGTATTTAGGGATGGAAGCAGGAACGGCCGTATGGCCGGCGGTTCTTGGATTTATCGTCACCGGTGTTGGGCTGCCGCTGTTGTCAGTCGCGGCGGTGGCGTTCGCAAAAGACGGCATCCGTTCGCTCGGCAACGCCGTTCATCCGCTGTTCAGCCTTTGCTTTTCACTCGCGGTGTATTTGGCGATCGGCCCGTTTTTCGGCATCCCGCGCGCGGCTAGCGTCGCCTATGAAATCGGAGCGAAGCCGTTTTTCCCTGAGAGCGGATCTTTGGTGATGTGGCTGTTTACCGGCCTCTTTTTCGCCCTTGTGTACTGGCTCAGCTTAAACCCGTCGAAGCTTGTGGATCGAATCGGTCAGCTGTTGACGCCGGTGTTGCTGCTTTCGATTGCCGTGCTTTGCCTTGCCGGTTTAATCCGGCTTGACGACCCGCAGGCGATGCCGGCTGAGAAGTACGCCTCGGCGCCGTTTGTGAAAGGGATGCTCGAAGGGTATTTAACGATGGATACGATCGCGGCCCTTGCCTTTGGCATCGTCGTCATTCATGCGCTTCGTGACCGCGGGGTGGACCGGCCGGCGTTGCAGGCAAAAGCGACGATGCAAGCCGGGTTGATCGCCGGATTGGGTCTCGCGCTCGTTTATGGCGGCATTGCCATCATTGGCTCTAGAATGGCGGGTGCCGGTTCCTTTGCCAACGGAGCCGAGCTATTGTCATACGTGTCATCGCTGCTGTTTGGCAGCGGAGGGAAGTTGCTGTTGGGCGTGATCGTGGCGCTTGCCTGCTTAACAACGGCGGTTGGTCTAGTCGCTGCTTGTGCGCAATACTTTCAAGAGCTCACCCCGACTGTTTCGTACCGAACGTATGTCATTGTATTAACCTTATTTAGCTTTTTGATGTCAAACCTCGGCTTAAATGCGTTGATCGCTGTTTCCGTTCCAGTGTTGACGATGCTGTATCCATTGGCGATCGTGCTCGTCGCCCTGTCGTTTTTCCGCCGCTTTTACCGTGGTTCGGCGAAAGTGTACGGGATGGCGTTGCTCTTTACCGGCATGTTCAGCCTGTATGACGGTTTGAAAACGATCGGGCTGGAGACGGCATGGTTAGAACCGCTCCTCTCATGGGCGCCGCTGTTTTCAGTCGGGCTCGGCTGGGTTGTCCCTGCGCTGATTGGCGCTGCGCTTGGCTTGATGATCGATCGGCCGTCCGCAACGAAACGGAAACATGCGGCGTAAAGGGCTGACTCAAAAGGTCATGTACGCCCGGTCGGGGGAATAATATGAATATAAAATCCGTCTGATGTATATATATGGAAGAAGGGAGGATGCCTCGTTGCTTTTGGGGCATTCTCTTTTTTGTGTGGAAAATAGTTTTTTGTTCGAGCAACGGGGCGGAACCCGTGAAAACCGGCAGGCGATTCGATATAATGAGGACAAGCGACGATCGCCGCAATGGATGAAAAGGTGTGAGGAATCGTGAAGATAGCGATTGCGGGAACGGGATATGTTGGACTTGTGACCGCGGCTTGTCTGGCCGATAAAGGGCATGATGTGACATGCGTCGATGTGAACGAAGAGAAAATTCGCCTATTAAATGAAGGGATCGTCCCGATTTATGAGCCGGGGCTTGACTCGCTTATTCAGCGAAACGGCGTTCGCCTTCGCTTTACGACCAACGATGTGGAAGCGTATCAACGGGCGGAAGTGATCATGATCGCCGTCGGCACGCCGCCGCAGCCGGACGGGTCTGTGCGGCTTGATGATGTATGGGGCGCATTGCGACGCATCGCCGGGGCGGCCGAACGCGATTGCCTTGTCGTTATCAAGTCGACCGTGCCCGTCGGCACTGGCGATGAAGCCGCCCGTTTTTTGGCGGAAAACGGACGGCCGGAGGTGAAATTCGACGTCGTATCCAACCCGGAGTTTTTGTCGCAAGGAACGGCAGTGCGCGATACACTGCAGGCGCCGCGCATTGTATTGGGAGTGGATTCGGACCGGGCTGAACGGGTGATGAAGGAGCTGTACGCCCCGTTTGCCCTCCCGTACGTCGTGACGGACCGGAGAAGCGCTGAGATGATCAAGTATGCGGCCAATGTGTTTTTGGCGTTGAAAATTTCGTACATCAACGAGATCGCCAATGTATGCGAGTTGGTAGGCGCTGATATTCAGGCGGTGGCGGAAGGAATCGGCATGGATCCGCGCATCGGCCGCCGCTTTTTGCGCGCCGGCGTCGGGTATGGAGGCTCATGCCTGCCGAAAGATGCAAATGCCCTCTATTCCTTGGCGGCTTCCCACGGCTATTCGCTCAAAACGGTATGGGCGGCGATCGACGTCAATGAGAAACAAAAATGGAAACTTCTTGACAAAGCGCGTCTGCACATTGGGGATTTCCGCAACCGGACGGTCGCCGTGCTTGGCGCCGCATTCAAGCCGGGCACCGATGATGTGCGCGAGTCTCCTGCCTTGGCGAACATCGAGCGGCTCATTTCCGAAGGAGCAGTCGTGCGCGTCTGGGACCCGGCCGCCCTCGGTCATGTCTCGCGCCGTTTTGGCGATGCGGTTGTTTGTTGCGAGACGATCGAGGAAGCCATTCGCGGCGCGGATGTTTGTTTCATTTTCACCGAATGGCCGGCTGTGTTGCAATTTGACCTTCACTGCTACAAGACGCTGATGAAAACACCGCTTGTGGTGGATGGACGGAATTGCTACGACCCGAAGGCGGCCGAAGCCGCCGGCTTAATCTACGAGTCGATTGGGCGGCCGGTGGGGCATAGGCAGCTGAAAGTGGATCGGGCTGTTGACGTTCTCCAGTGCGCCTCAGCTGCCTTTTTCCGCAAACAATGCGAATAGGGATGCCGCTTAATTGTCCCGTTCGCATCGCCACGACGGCTTTTTTGTAAAAAAGGGAATAAGGCGGCCTGTCCGTTCGATGGAAGTGGGATAGTAGACATGCCGGCGGGCGCGGGGGCATCAATCGTCGTTTCAAAGAAAGAGAAGGTTAGGTTTCCAGTGGTGGCTTTATGGAAAAACGTGGGGTCGCAGTCCGCCACTTTGAAAGCGGAGACAGGCGGGGAAGAGAGCGGCTGAAGAAGCCGTCTTTTCCCGCCGCTATGAGCAGGCGGCAAAAGGAGGGATGTATCATCCGCATTCGCTTAGGTCTGTTTGGTGCGGACGATTCGCTGTCCATGATTCAGGCGGTGGCGCAAGAGTACAAAGAGCTTGTTTGCGTTCCCGTTGTGTATTGGGATGAAAGTGAAGTGATCGATTTGATCCGCCCGCTCGCGTCAGAAGTTGATATGTGGCTGTTCTCCGGACAAGTGCCGTATTCGATCGTGAAGCAGTCCGGTGAGGTCGATGCGCCGCTGTTTTATGTGCCACATATTGGTGCCAGCTTGTACCGCACACTGCTGCAGGCGCACTATACTGCGCAGATTCCGGTCAGCCGACTTAGTTTTGACACGTACGAGCGTCGCGAAATCGAACGGCTGCTGGAAGAGGCGGGTATCGAAGAGCCGATTCCATACGTCAAGCATTACGAGGGAGGCATTTCGGCCCAGGAACTGTCCGACTATCATTACACCCTTTGGAAACAAGGGAAAACGGAAGCAGCGGTCACCTGTTTGCGGACAGCCCATCTTGAACTGGAGAAACTCGGGATGCCGGTGTATCGGGTATTGCCTGCCCGCTCGGCGGTGGAAGCGGTCATCCAAACAATCATTCGCACCGGACAGATGCTGCAGGCGCAAGATGCGCAAATCGCCGTGCAAATGATTGAAGTCGATGCGATGCAGGCGGCCTCCCCAGAGACATTTTCGACCGATGACATATATCGTCTGGAGATGAAGACAACAGAAAAATTGCTACGGTATGCAAAAAAAGTCCAAGGGTCGCTCAAAAGCGCCGGACCGGGCCGCTATGTCATTTTTACGACAAGAGGTGCATTAAAAGAGATCACCGAAGGCTATAAAACGGTCCCCTCGGCGGAGGAGACGGGGCTCCTTGACGGCGAGGTCATCGCGTGCGGAATCGGCATCGGCCGAACGGCGTATGAGGCCGAAATTCAGGCTGGGAAGGCGTTTTTGCATGCGAAACAAAGCGGGCGGGGTGCGTGGATGGTGGTGTTTGATGACGGAACGATCTCGGGTCCGTTAGGAAAAAGTGTGCACCTCCGCTATTCGCTCGGCGGCGGAGAACTGCGGCAGCTGGCGGAGCGGACGGGATTAAGCGCCGCGACGCTCTGCAAATTGAAAGCCATATTGCAAAAACGCGGAACCAACGAGATCGAAGCGCATGAGTTGGCTTCTTACATGCGGATTGTGCCGCGCAGCGCCCGCCGGATTTTAAACCAATTGGAGACTGTGGGCCTTGCCGAAGTGGCCGGGGAGACCAACCCGTATCCGCGCGGGCGTCCGCGCAAAGTATACCGCATTTTCTTATAATTGCTCGATCAGCTTCTGCCTTTAGCGTCAGGCAGAAGTTTTTTGTTGTCTTGAAGGTGTTTTTATTATTTGTATTATTTGAAAATTAACTCTGTTTCCGTTATAATTAAGGACATATCCGAAAATTATCCGTAATTAAGGTGAGGGGAGGATAGCTTGATTCAAGGGGAACGTCTTTGGCAGCGGCTCATGGAACTAGGGGAGGTCGGCAAGAAACCAAGCGGCGGCGTCACGCGCCTCTCGTTCACTGCTGAAGAGCGGAGGGCCAAAGATTTCGTCGCTTCCTACATGCGCGAAGCGGGGCTCTCTGTATATGAAGATGCGGCTGGCAACTTGATCGGACGGAAAGAAGGAGCGAATCCGGATGCCCCGGTCGTCCTTGTTGGATCTCATCTCGATTCGGTTTACAACGGCGGTTGCTTTGATGGACCGCTCGGGGTGTTGGCCGGCGTGGAAGTCGTTCAGGCGATGAACGAGCACGGGGTTGTGACGCACCATCCAATTGAAGTCGTGGCATTTACGGACGAAGAAGGAGCGCGCTTTCGTTTCGGCACGATCGGCAGCCGCGCGATGGCCGGGATGCTGCCGCAGGAAGCGCTCGAGCGCCGCGACGCGGAAGGGATTTCCCTCGCTGAAGCGATGAAACAGGCGGGGCTTGACCCGGACCGCTTGCCGCAGGCAGCGCGAAAGCCAGGAACGGTGAAAGCTTATGTCGAACTGCACATCGAACAAGGACGGGTGCTGGAGGAGGCTGGTCTTCCAGTTGGCCTCGTCACTGGCATCGCCGGTCTGATTTGGGTGAAATTTACCATCGAAGGAAAGGCAGAACATGCCGGCGCCACGCCGATGTCATTGCGGCGCGACCCGATGGCCGCCGCCGCGCAAATTATTGCGATCATTGAAGAGGAAGCAAGACGAACAGGAACAACGGTCGGTACTGTAGGACAGTTGCATGTCTATCCGGGCGGTATTAATGTCATTCCGGAACGGGTCGAATTTGTGCTCGATTTGCGTGACTTGAAGGCTGATGTGCGCGATCAAGTATGGAATGCCATAGCCGCGCGGGCAGAGACGATCGCCAAGGAGCGGAACGTTCGCCTCACAACCGAGCGTCTGCAAGAGATGCCGCCGGTGCTATGTTCCGATGAGGTGAAGCGCGCGGCGGAGGCGGCGTGCCGAAAGCTTGGCTATTTGCCGTTTTGGCTGCCGAGCGGTGCAGGCCATGACGGCGTACAGTTGGCTTCGATTTGCCCGATCGGCATGATCTTTGTCCGCTCCCAAGATGGGGTGAGCCATAGTCCGGCGGAATGGAGCACTAAAGAAGACTGCGCTGCTGGTGCAGAGGTGCTTTATCATACGGTGTGGCAACTGGCCCAACGGGAATAACGAAAAAGACAAACGAACAGGGGGAGACTATGGATGACAAAGGAAGAAATCAAACGGCTCGTCGATGAAGTGAAACAGGAGGTCATCGCCTGGCGCCGCCACTTGCACGCCCATCCCGAATTGTCGTTCCAGGAAGAGAAAACGGCGCAGTTTGTGTACGAGACGCTGCAATCGTTCGGCCACCTTGAGCTTTCGCGGCCGACGAAAACGAGCGTGATGGCGCGCCTTGTCGGCCCAAAGCCAGGCCGGGTCGTCGCCATTCGCGCCGATATGGACGCGTTGCCGATTCAAGAAGAAAACACATTTAAGTTTGCTTCCAAAAACCCAGGCGTCATGCATGCGTGCGGGCATGACGGCCATACGGCGATGCTGTTGGGGACGGCGAAAATTTTTGCCCAGCTTCGTGATCACATTCATGGTGAGATTCGCTTTTTGTTCCAACACGCGGAAGAACTGTTCCCCGGCGGAGCGGAAGAGATGGTGCAAGCTGGCGTCATGGACGGGGTGGACGTCGTCATCGGCACCCACCTTTGGTCGCCGCTTGAGCGCGGAAAAATCGGCATTGTGTATGGGCCGATGATGGCCGCACCGGACCGCTTTTTCATCCGCATCATCGGCAAAGGCGGCCATGGGGCGATGCCGCATCAAACGATCGATGCCATCGCCATCGGGGCGCAAGTGGTGACGAACTTGCAGCACATCGTCTCGCGCTATGTCGACCCGCTCGAGCCGCTTGTTCTGTCCGTGACACAATTTGTGGCGGGTACGGCCCATAATGTCCTGCCAGGGGAAGTCGAAATTCAAGGGACAGTGCGCACGTTCGACGCCGAGCTGCGCCAGACGGTCCCGCAATGGATGGAGCGCATTGTCAAAGGGATCACCGAAGCGCACGGCGCCTCGTATGAGTTTCAATTTGACTACGGATACCGCCCGGTCATTAACTACGATGAAGTGACCCACGTCATCGAAGAAACGGCGCGCGAGCTGTTCGGCGAAGAGGCAGTGGCCCGCTTGAAACCGAACATGGGCGGCGAAGATTTCTCCGCCTTTTTGCAAAAAGCGCCCGGCAGCTTTTTCTACGTGGGCGCGGGCAATGTAGAAAAAGGCATCGTGTACCCGCACCACCACCCGCGCTTTACGATTGACGAAGACGCGCTTGAGATCGGCGTGCAAATGTTTGTCGCCGCGACGTTGAAACTGTTGGCAAGCTGAACATGGAGAAGAGCAATGCTGGTATGGGCGCGCTTTCGTCTTCATGCTTGTTGTATAAGGAGATGAGGCACAGTAGATCGAATGAGTGTGGAGCTTGAATGGAGCGTGCATATTTACTAGCGGCACCGCGTCGGAGTGCATTTGTTTGAATGGGGCGTGCGTTTTGTTTGCCAATATATCTATAGAAGGCCGGTGAAAAACAGCTGGTTTCGCCGAGCCCGTTGCTTTCGGCTGAAAGAGAAAAGTTGATTTTACAGGATTTCTCAATTTGAGAAGAGGCTCTGTTTTCCGCAATTTTTCACTAAATCACCAGTCCTATAGAACGCCCGGTATGAACTAACTGGTGGGATAAAAAACTATGTGCACCGAGCACTCGACCGACAAGTTCGAGATGATGCGAAAGCGACTCGACGCCATCGGGTGCTCGGTCTATCAAGCATACGGTATGATTATGACCGGAAAGGAAGGTTCTGTACGAGAGAAAGGAGCGTAACGAACGCTATCGGTTTCTCTCTTTTGGAGAACGGCTGACAATAAAATAGATTGATAATTCAGTGAATATAACCAGAACAAATGGGCGACCAACCAAT
Proteins encoded in this region:
- a CDS encoding ArsR family transcriptional regulator, whose protein sequence is MEKRGVAVRHFESGDRRGRERLKKPSFPAAMSRRQKEGCIIRIRLGLFGADDSLSMIQAVAQEYKELVCVPVVYWDESEVIDLIRPLASEVDMWLFSGQVPYSIVKQSGEVDAPLFYVPHIGASLYRTLLQAHYTAQIPVSRLSFDTYERREIERLLEEAGIEEPIPYVKHYEGGISAQELSDYHYTLWKQGKTEAAVTCLRTAHLELEKLGMPVYRVLPARSAVEAVIQTIIRTGQMLQAQDAQIAVQMIEVDAMQAASPETFSTDDIYRLEMKTTEKLLRYAKKVQGSLKSAGPGRYVIFTTRGALKEITEGYKTVPSAEETGLLDGEVIACGIGIGRTAYEAEIQAGKAFLHAKQSGRGAWMVVFDDGTISGPLGKSVHLRYSLGGGELRQLAERTGLSAATLCKLKAILQKRGTNEIEAHELASYMRIVPRSARRILNQLETVGLAEVAGETNPYPRGRPRKVYRIFL
- a CDS encoding hydantoinase/carbamoylase family amidase; amino-acid sequence: MIQGERLWQRLMELGEVGKKPSGGVTRLSFTAEERRAKDFVASYMREAGLSVYEDAAGNLIGRKEGANPDAPVVLVGSHLDSVYNGGCFDGPLGVLAGVEVVQAMNEHGVVTHHPIEVVAFTDEEGARFRFGTIGSRAMAGMLPQEALERRDAEGISLAEAMKQAGLDPDRLPQAARKPGTVKAYVELHIEQGRVLEEAGLPVGLVTGIAGLIWVKFTIEGKAEHAGATPMSLRRDPMAAAAQIIAIIEEEARRTGTTVGTVGQLHVYPGGINVIPERVEFVLDLRDLKADVRDQVWNAIAARAETIAKERNVRLTTERLQEMPPVLCSDEVKRAAEAACRKLGYLPFWLPSGAGHDGVQLASICPIGMIFVRSQDGVSHSPAEWSTKEDCAAGAEVLYHTVWQLAQRE
- a CDS encoding M20 family metallopeptidase, translating into MTKEEIKRLVDEVKQEVIAWRRHLHAHPELSFQEEKTAQFVYETLQSFGHLELSRPTKTSVMARLVGPKPGRVVAIRADMDALPIQEENTFKFASKNPGVMHACGHDGHTAMLLGTAKIFAQLRDHIHGEIRFLFQHAEELFPGGAEEMVQAGVMDGVDVVIGTHLWSPLERGKIGIVYGPMMAAPDRFFIRIIGKGGHGAMPHQTIDAIAIGAQVVTNLQHIVSRYVDPLEPLVLSVTQFVAGTAHNVLPGEVEIQGTVRTFDAELRQTVPQWMERIVKGITEAHGASYEFQFDYGYRPVINYDEVTHVIEETARELFGEEAVARLKPNMGGEDFSAFLQKAPGSFFYVGAGNVEKGIVYPHHHPRFTIDEDALEIGVQMFVAATLKLLAS